One window of the Synechococcus sp. CC9311 genome contains the following:
- a CDS encoding U32 family peptidase, which translates to MAAVSNGADAVYFGVEAFNARLRAENFQLVELPEIMAWLHARGVKGFLTVNVLIFGDELDQAAHLLLAADQAGVDALIVQDLGLCLLAKALVPSLSLHASTQMSITSAAGVAQAAAAGCERVVLARELALRDLERLQNQLRERSLAMPLEVFVHGALCVAYSGQCLTSESLGQRSANRGECAQACRLPYELVVDGESLDLGDQRYLLSPQDLAAWPLLADLVKLGISSFKIEGRLKDPTYVASVTDAYRRSLDGLDCDAVEIQRQLELGFSRGLSTGWLQGIDHRFLVHGRWSKKRGPVIGALVRVEPKGWLVLRSTESLRNGQGVVLEANDREYDPLTPPREIGGRVMEVQTMPKGLMRLRLGPGRVDVSGLRSGSSVWLTSDPQWQSTWQRRADRVVTPLERGLRVRVSGHLGQPLLLELVDPVLPDGVRCSVMSQAILVTARDHGLDRERLISQLGRLGGTGWCLEHLETDLGSGLFLPVAELNRMRRSLLQQMADCGLTAAFQQAGMDVDFKRVDPQPIVAATLKRLADCGDSAVQQSNSPSLVVLVRSLEQLRALQEIGEGPITSVVADLEHPKELKEAVAIGRGCWPEGVWLAGPRITRPGERWMLEPLLKAKADGYLVRNADQLELLTGQAPCAGDFTLNVANPLSLLWFLETWGLNRVTASCDLNLSQLLDLVQASPPERIEVVLHQHMPLFHMEHCLFCSFLSEGHDHTDCGRPCEHHTVMLRDRSGVEHPLKADLGCRNTLFNGKPQTGVEALHALRHAGIRRYRLDLLDEEAEATRRRVQLYSDALLGRTLSTNVWKREQIDHRLGVTRGSLRIGRENQALQVSL; encoded by the coding sequence ATGGCTGCTGTCTCCAACGGTGCTGATGCCGTTTATTTCGGCGTCGAGGCCTTTAATGCTCGACTTCGCGCAGAGAATTTTCAGCTTGTAGAGCTGCCCGAAATCATGGCCTGGCTTCACGCCCGTGGAGTGAAGGGATTTCTCACAGTGAACGTTCTGATCTTTGGTGATGAGTTAGATCAGGCCGCCCATCTGTTATTGGCTGCAGATCAGGCTGGTGTTGATGCTCTCATCGTGCAGGACTTAGGGCTTTGCCTTCTCGCCAAAGCTCTCGTGCCCTCCTTATCCCTGCATGCATCCACCCAGATGTCGATTACAAGTGCCGCTGGTGTGGCACAGGCAGCGGCTGCAGGTTGCGAGCGGGTTGTGCTGGCGAGGGAGCTAGCCCTACGAGACCTTGAGCGTCTGCAAAATCAACTGCGGGAGAGATCCCTTGCCATGCCCCTAGAGGTGTTTGTGCACGGAGCCTTGTGCGTGGCCTATTCCGGTCAGTGCCTCACGAGTGAATCTCTGGGCCAGCGCAGTGCCAATCGTGGTGAATGTGCGCAGGCTTGCCGTCTCCCCTATGAATTGGTGGTGGATGGTGAATCCCTCGATCTCGGGGATCAACGCTATTTACTGTCTCCCCAGGATCTCGCCGCTTGGCCGCTCCTCGCTGATTTGGTGAAGCTCGGAATCAGTAGTTTCAAGATCGAAGGTCGTCTCAAGGATCCCACCTATGTGGCGTCGGTAACGGATGCCTATCGCCGCAGTCTCGATGGCTTGGATTGTGATGCTGTGGAGATTCAACGCCAGCTTGAACTTGGTTTCTCCAGGGGTTTGTCCACTGGTTGGCTCCAGGGAATTGATCACCGTTTCCTCGTGCATGGTCGCTGGAGCAAGAAGCGTGGACCGGTGATTGGTGCCTTGGTTCGAGTGGAGCCCAAAGGTTGGTTGGTGTTGCGTAGTACAGAGAGCCTTCGCAACGGTCAGGGTGTGGTTCTTGAAGCGAACGATCGTGAGTACGACCCTTTGACCCCTCCGCGTGAGATCGGTGGAAGGGTGATGGAGGTTCAGACGATGCCGAAGGGACTCATGCGGTTGCGGCTTGGTCCGGGCCGTGTTGATGTGTCGGGTTTGCGATCAGGCTCTTCGGTTTGGCTCACCAGTGATCCGCAATGGCAAAGCACCTGGCAGCGTCGAGCGGACCGCGTGGTGACGCCGCTTGAACGGGGTCTTCGGGTTCGTGTGAGTGGGCACTTAGGTCAACCTCTGCTTCTTGAGCTGGTGGATCCTGTTTTGCCTGATGGAGTGCGCTGCAGCGTGATGAGTCAGGCCATTTTGGTGACAGCCCGTGATCACGGTTTGGATCGTGAGCGTTTGATCTCTCAGCTTGGACGTTTGGGTGGCACGGGTTGGTGTCTTGAGCATCTGGAAACCGACCTCGGCTCGGGTTTATTTCTACCCGTCGCTGAGCTGAACAGGATGCGCCGCTCGCTGTTGCAGCAGATGGCTGATTGCGGACTGACAGCAGCCTTCCAACAGGCGGGAATGGATGTGGATTTCAAGCGAGTGGACCCTCAGCCCATCGTTGCGGCCACCCTCAAGCGCTTGGCTGATTGTGGGGACTCAGCAGTGCAGCAGTCCAATTCACCATCGTTGGTTGTGCTCGTTCGGAGCCTCGAGCAGTTACGTGCCCTTCAGGAGATTGGCGAGGGACCGATTACCTCAGTTGTTGCAGATCTAGAGCATCCGAAGGAGCTCAAGGAAGCTGTTGCTATTGGTCGTGGCTGCTGGCCTGAGGGGGTTTGGTTGGCAGGACCACGTATCACCAGACCTGGTGAACGCTGGATGTTGGAACCGCTTCTCAAAGCGAAAGCGGATGGTTATCTCGTGCGTAATGCGGATCAGCTGGAATTACTCACGGGCCAGGCACCCTGCGCTGGCGATTTCACGTTGAATGTTGCCAACCCACTCAGCTTGCTTTGGTTCCTCGAGACCTGGGGGCTGAATCGGGTCACAGCCAGTTGTGATTTGAACCTCAGCCAATTGCTTGATTTAGTGCAGGCGTCTCCGCCTGAACGGATCGAAGTGGTCTTGCATCAACACATGCCTCTCTTCCATATGGAGCACTGTTTGTTTTGTTCGTTTCTGTCGGAAGGCCACGATCACACCGATTGCGGAAGGCCCTGTGAGCATCACACCGTGATGCTGAGAGATCGAAGTGGGGTGGAGCATCCACTGAAAGCGGATCTTGGCTGTCGCAATACGCTCTTTAATGGCAAGCCCCAGACAGGGGTCGAGGCCCTACACGCCTTGCGTCATGCAGGAATTCGACGTTATCGCTTGGATCTTCTCGATGAAGAGGCCGAGGCAACACGTCGGCGGGTTCAGCTGTACAGCGATGCACTTTTGGGACGCACGTTGTCAACGAACGTTTGGAAGCGAGAGCAAATCGATCACAGACTCGGAGTTACGCGTGGCAGTTTGCGCATCGGGCGCGAAAATCAAGCGTTGCAAGTCTCACTTTGA
- a CDS encoding M15 family metallopeptidase — MNPLGRAVATRRSTRDDIPVARRSKPAPRQRRSGFGVFFACLLVGGGSLAAVWLGPGLLGRRSFLFFSDPVPVVEGIEAPPDQDGRLLGHFPYDEAIASQLVPVEAGIELHQDAALALDSMRRAAASDGIDLRLISGYRSHDLQQGIFFDVKSERNQTAEERAKVSAPPGYSEHSTGYAIDLGDGSRPDTNLSVSFETTQAFRWLQDYAASYHFTLSFPEVNPQGVSYEPWHWRFEGSADALRQFEPARQLALGR, encoded by the coding sequence ATGAATCCTCTGGGAAGGGCCGTCGCCACTCGCCGAAGCACCCGGGATGACATTCCTGTCGCCCGTCGCTCGAAGCCTGCTCCTCGTCAGCGCCGAAGCGGGTTTGGTGTCTTTTTCGCGTGTCTTCTTGTAGGTGGAGGCAGTTTGGCTGCTGTTTGGCTAGGCCCCGGTTTGTTGGGGCGTCGTTCTTTTTTGTTTTTCTCGGATCCGGTTCCAGTGGTGGAAGGGATTGAAGCACCTCCGGATCAAGACGGTCGCCTGCTTGGACATTTCCCTTATGACGAAGCGATTGCCAGCCAACTTGTGCCTGTTGAGGCTGGAATTGAGTTGCATCAGGATGCAGCACTTGCGTTGGATTCGATGCGTCGTGCTGCTGCTTCCGATGGCATCGATCTCAGGTTGATCAGTGGCTATCGCTCTCATGATTTGCAGCAGGGGATTTTCTTTGATGTGAAATCAGAACGCAATCAAACAGCCGAAGAACGGGCAAAGGTTTCGGCTCCACCTGGTTATTCCGAACACAGCACTGGCTATGCGATTGACCTTGGTGATGGCAGCCGACCAGATACCAATCTTTCGGTTTCGTTTGAGACGACTCAGGCATTTCGTTGGTTGCAGGATTACGCCGCCAGCTATCACTTCACGCTGTCCTTTCCTGAGGTGAATCCGCAGGGTGTCAGTTATGAGCCTTGGCATTGGCGTTTTGAGGGGTCTGCCGATGCTTTGCGTCAATTTGAACCAGCACGTCAGCTTGCTCTTGGGCGTTGA
- a CDS encoding NADPH-dependent assimilatory sulfite reductase hemoprotein subunit — protein sequence MLDGPSTPTESIDTALSKAEKRKLYSGHLREPLLTELSNEEIRFSEDAVQLLKFHGSYQQNHRELRKIDKIKCWQMMLRLRNPGGRVPAQLFSALDDLSNQYGNGTLRITTRQAFQMHGIPKADLKTVIGTIIKNLGSTLAACGDINRNVMAPAAPFENNGYPAARKLADEIADLLSPKAAEGSYLDMWVNGDLSYRFKPAKPVKQARKRQFEEGVFSGSQDEPIYGDTYLPRKFKVAVTVPGDNSVDLLTQDIGLVLFTNKNGTMRGCNVYVGGGLGRTHNQEDTFARIADPLGYVDAENIFDLLQSIMALQRDHGDREVRKHARMKYLLHNRGIQWFRETLINHYFKRDIKSLIKESPAKLMDYLGWHRQKPGLWFVGLPFMCGRLEGSVKAGIRTIVERYQLEIRLTPNQDLLLCNIGSNQKSSIKSELTELGFELPAEVAPLVRHALACPALPTCGLAVTESERVLPDVLERLDSQLNHLEIKKSILVRMTGCPNGCARPYMAELGLVGSGVNQYQLWLGGSANLQRLARPFLQKMPLEDLETTIEPLLLSWKDAGGRRGFGEHISKLGDATVQEMLKVPS from the coding sequence ATGCTTGATGGCCCTTCAACACCTACAGAATCGATTGACACAGCTCTGTCGAAAGCTGAAAAGCGAAAGCTCTACAGCGGACATCTTCGAGAACCTTTATTAACAGAGCTGAGCAACGAAGAAATTCGCTTTAGTGAGGACGCAGTACAGCTACTTAAGTTTCATGGGAGTTACCAACAAAATCATCGAGAATTAAGAAAAATCGACAAGATTAAGTGCTGGCAGATGATGCTTCGCCTTCGAAATCCAGGAGGAAGAGTTCCGGCACAACTTTTTTCGGCTCTCGATGACCTTTCCAATCAATACGGAAACGGCACCCTACGTATCACCACACGCCAAGCCTTTCAAATGCATGGCATTCCGAAAGCAGACCTTAAAACAGTTATTGGCACAATCATAAAAAACCTTGGATCTACATTAGCTGCCTGTGGCGATATCAATAGAAACGTGATGGCACCAGCAGCACCATTTGAAAACAACGGATATCCTGCTGCTAGAAAACTTGCTGACGAAATAGCTGATTTACTCAGTCCAAAAGCAGCTGAAGGCTCTTACTTAGACATGTGGGTTAATGGTGACCTGAGTTATCGATTTAAACCTGCAAAACCTGTCAAGCAAGCTCGTAAACGACAGTTCGAAGAAGGGGTTTTTTCCGGAAGCCAGGATGAGCCGATTTATGGCGATACATACCTTCCAAGAAAATTCAAAGTCGCCGTTACGGTCCCTGGAGACAACTCAGTCGACCTGTTAACACAAGACATCGGTCTGGTTTTATTCACAAACAAAAACGGCACCATGCGTGGATGCAATGTTTACGTTGGCGGGGGCCTAGGAAGAACTCATAATCAAGAAGATACCTTTGCGCGTATCGCTGATCCCTTGGGTTATGTCGACGCTGAAAATATTTTTGACCTCCTACAATCAATTATGGCTCTACAAAGAGACCATGGGGATCGTGAGGTCAGAAAGCATGCTCGCATGAAATATTTACTTCACAATCGTGGAATTCAGTGGTTTCGCGAAACTTTGATCAATCACTATTTCAAACGAGATATCAAAAGTTTGATCAAGGAATCACCTGCAAAATTAATGGACTACCTGGGATGGCATCGTCAGAAGCCAGGCCTATGGTTTGTAGGTCTCCCATTCATGTGTGGTCGGCTAGAAGGATCTGTCAAAGCAGGAATTCGCACCATTGTTGAAAGATATCAATTAGAAATTCGACTAACACCAAATCAAGATTTATTGCTTTGCAACATCGGCTCCAATCAAAAATCGTCCATCAAAAGTGAGCTAACCGAATTGGGTTTTGAACTTCCAGCAGAGGTTGCTCCTCTTGTCCGCCATGCCCTTGCTTGCCCAGCATTGCCCACCTGCGGACTGGCCGTTACCGAATCTGAACGAGTGCTACCCGATGTTCTTGAACGACTAGATTCCCAGCTCAATCATTTAGAGATCAAGAAATCCATTTTGGTCCGCATGACGGGCTGTCCGAATGGTTGCGCGCGTCCTTACATGGCCGAACTTGGTCTTGTAGGAAGCGGCGTCAACCAATATCAGCTCTGGCTTGGGGGCAGCGCCAATTTGCAGCGACTGGCCCGTCCGTTCCTTCAGAAAATGCCTCTAGAAGACCTTGAAACAACCATCGAACCCTTGCTTCTGAGCTGGAAAGATGCTGGAGGCCGGCGTGGCTTTGGAGAACACATCTCCAAACTTGGTGATGCAACCGTTCAAGAGATGCTCAAGGTTCCAAGCTAA
- the glyS gene encoding glycine--tRNA ligase subunit beta: MSSTFLLEIGTEELPAEFVHSALKQLQQMVVSDLKHLRLSHGQVRVSGTPRRLAVVVESLIDRQPDLEEERKGPPVKQALVDGIPGPAALGFAKRCGVDPAELQSRDTSKGPCLFARVCTPGDATTTLLIDRIPAWINGLQGRRFMRWGDGDQRFSRPVRWLVSLYGSELIPVTLSAATPPVQSGRLSRSHRLRDSTVEIQHADGYCDALAKAGVMVDRSQREHLIRSALETEAQACSASVDCPESLFEELVDLVEAPRVLSGEIADCYLDLPPEVIVTVMQSHQRYVPLKRENAHHDPLALQARDALLSRFLLVSNGLDSADATIVRGNERVLGARLADAEFFLNVDRKSASEARRDALDRVTFAKGLGSLRDRCDRMSWMTERLIDSLSITSEIAIHAKRAAHFCKHDLVSQMVGEFPELQGLIGGKYLLEEGEDRQVALAVAEHYQPRGAGDALPSSDAGALLALSERLELLLSIYAKGDRPSGSSDPYALRRAGNGIVQILWDRGWRLSLQSLLSNAARYWAELFPSFAVQPEVLVADLSLLLRQRMVSQFEEDGFPADLVQAVAGEAVGDARLLSDPVDARERLALLHQLRRDERLQAVQAVVQRAAKLAEKGDLGSDQLTPSGVVQPDLFESASEASLLQSLDDLSPLAQSGNYIQLAEGLQDAAKALEAFFDGPNSVMVMTDNLDVRRNRLNLLGVLKNQASVLAQFDCIQS, translated from the coding sequence GTGTCCTCAACATTCCTCCTTGAAATCGGTACCGAGGAACTGCCAGCAGAGTTTGTGCACTCGGCACTGAAGCAGCTTCAGCAAATGGTGGTGTCCGATCTGAAGCACCTTCGCTTAAGTCATGGCCAAGTCAGGGTGTCGGGGACGCCTAGACGTCTTGCTGTGGTGGTGGAGTCATTGATTGATAGACAGCCTGATTTAGAGGAAGAACGCAAGGGCCCCCCCGTGAAGCAGGCCCTTGTGGATGGGATTCCCGGTCCCGCTGCTTTGGGTTTTGCTAAGCGATGCGGAGTGGACCCTGCCGAACTCCAATCGCGTGACACTTCAAAAGGGCCCTGTTTGTTCGCCCGGGTTTGTACACCAGGTGACGCCACCACAACCCTGCTGATTGATCGAATTCCTGCCTGGATCAATGGGTTGCAAGGCAGGCGATTCATGCGCTGGGGCGATGGTGATCAGCGCTTCAGTCGTCCTGTGCGTTGGCTGGTGTCGCTGTATGGGTCTGAGCTCATTCCGGTGACTCTTTCAGCTGCTACACCACCGGTTCAAAGCGGTCGCTTGAGTCGATCCCATCGTCTCCGCGACAGCACAGTGGAGATCCAGCATGCGGATGGTTATTGCGATGCCTTAGCGAAGGCTGGTGTGATGGTGGATCGATCCCAACGTGAGCACTTGATTCGCTCAGCCTTGGAAACAGAAGCACAGGCGTGTTCTGCTTCTGTTGATTGTCCTGAAAGTCTCTTCGAAGAGTTGGTTGATCTTGTGGAAGCACCCAGGGTTCTGAGTGGGGAGATTGCCGATTGTTATCTCGATTTGCCACCAGAAGTGATTGTCACTGTGATGCAATCCCACCAGCGCTATGTCCCTTTGAAACGGGAGAACGCACACCATGATCCCTTGGCCCTTCAGGCTCGCGACGCTCTGCTCTCAAGATTTTTGCTGGTGAGCAATGGCCTTGATAGTGCGGATGCAACCATTGTGCGTGGCAATGAACGGGTGTTGGGTGCCCGCCTTGCCGATGCTGAATTTTTCCTCAATGTGGATCGGAAAAGTGCGAGCGAGGCGCGCCGAGATGCCCTAGATCGCGTCACCTTCGCGAAAGGTCTCGGAAGCTTGCGTGATCGCTGTGATCGGATGTCTTGGATGACCGAGCGTTTGATCGATTCGCTTTCCATCACTTCAGAGATTGCCATTCATGCCAAGCGAGCAGCTCACTTCTGCAAACATGATTTGGTGAGCCAGATGGTGGGCGAGTTCCCTGAGCTGCAGGGGTTGATCGGCGGTAAATATCTTTTAGAGGAGGGGGAAGATCGCCAGGTTGCACTCGCAGTGGCTGAGCACTACCAACCACGCGGTGCTGGAGATGCTCTTCCTTCCAGCGATGCAGGAGCGCTTTTGGCCCTTTCGGAACGCTTGGAATTGCTACTCAGCATCTACGCCAAGGGCGATCGCCCCAGTGGCTCATCCGATCCTTATGCCTTGCGACGGGCTGGAAATGGCATTGTTCAGATCCTTTGGGATCGCGGTTGGCGTCTTTCTTTGCAAAGCCTCCTGTCGAATGCAGCGCGGTATTGGGCAGAACTATTTCCTTCTTTTGCTGTGCAACCGGAGGTCTTAGTGGCAGATCTGTCGCTTTTACTGCGACAGCGGATGGTGTCTCAGTTTGAGGAGGATGGTTTCCCCGCCGATTTGGTTCAAGCCGTGGCTGGAGAGGCCGTTGGCGATGCGCGTCTGCTCAGCGATCCAGTGGATGCTCGGGAACGTCTTGCCTTGCTGCATCAGTTGCGTCGCGATGAACGACTGCAGGCAGTGCAAGCTGTCGTTCAACGTGCAGCCAAACTCGCCGAGAAGGGAGACCTCGGAAGCGATCAGCTCACACCTTCGGGGGTTGTACAACCCGATTTATTTGAATCAGCGAGTGAAGCTTCGCTGTTGCAATCGTTGGACGACCTGTCGCCTCTTGCACAATCAGGGAATTACATCCAGCTCGCAGAAGGTTTGCAGGATGCAGCTAAGGCACTTGAGGCCTTTTTTGATGGACCAAACAGTGTGATGGTGATGACGGATAACCTCGATGTTCGCCGTAATCGCCTCAATCTTCTTGGTGTTTTGAAAAATCAGGCATCAGTTCTGGCGCAATTTGATTGCATCCAGTCCTGA
- a CDS encoding DUF309 domain-containing protein has translation MSVQVDPRFQQAVDLFNRRAWYEAHDAFEEIWHETAGPDRRLLQGILQIAVAHVHLERGNLRGATILLGEGVGRLSSAIPGDLGLDLPLVRDQARLRLEALQRETDPVALPVPELRDHS, from the coding sequence TTGAGCGTTCAGGTCGATCCCCGATTCCAGCAGGCCGTCGATCTTTTCAATCGACGAGCCTGGTATGAAGCTCACGATGCGTTTGAGGAGATCTGGCATGAAACGGCCGGTCCCGACCGCCGATTACTTCAAGGAATTCTGCAAATTGCAGTCGCTCATGTTCACTTAGAACGGGGCAATCTCAGAGGCGCAACAATTTTGTTGGGTGAAGGTGTAGGACGTCTTTCCTCAGCTATTCCGGGAGATCTTGGTCTCGATCTGCCATTGGTTCGAGATCAGGCCCGTTTGAGATTGGAAGCGCTTCAACGGGAAACCGATCCTGTCGCACTTCCAGTTCCTGAGTTGCGTGACCACTCTTAG
- the chlP gene encoding geranylgeranyl reductase, with protein MLRVAVVGGGPSGSCAAEVLARAGIKTWLFERKLDNAKPCGGAIPLCMVEEFDLPDSIIDRKVRNMKMISPSNREVDIKLDPLGYDDNAYIGMCRREVFDSFLRNRAADLGTTLINGLVQKIDTGNKRQGPYTLHYADYSAGGPTGEMKSLEVDLIIGADGANSRVAKAMDAGDYKVAIAFQERIKLPAEEMAYYEDLAEMYVGTDVSPDFYAWVFPKYDHVAVGTGTMQQNQSLIKGLQKGIRERARKRLFKGEVIKVEAHPIPEHPRPRRVVGRMALVGDAAGYVTKSSGEGIYFAAKSGRMCAEAIVEISKNGTQMPTEKEIKNTYLKRWDRKYGATYIVLDILQRIFYRTDAAREAFVEMCDDQDVQKLTFDSYLYKKVVMMNPWQQVKLTARTLGSLLRGQALAPSSYDSVPSAVGRSDGDFLADEAAQAIKAQTSGHAPKKSEADIEEERSKVTTG; from the coding sequence ATGCTGAGAGTTGCCGTTGTCGGTGGTGGACCGAGCGGATCTTGTGCCGCAGAAGTGCTTGCACGGGCCGGCATCAAGACTTGGTTATTCGAGAGAAAGCTCGATAACGCCAAGCCTTGCGGGGGAGCGATTCCGCTTTGCATGGTTGAGGAATTCGATCTTCCCGATTCGATCATCGATCGAAAAGTTCGGAACATGAAGATGATTTCCCCTTCCAATCGTGAGGTGGATATCAAGTTGGATCCACTCGGTTATGACGACAACGCCTACATCGGCATGTGTCGGCGCGAGGTTTTCGACTCCTTCCTCCGCAACCGAGCTGCCGATCTAGGCACCACCCTTATTAATGGTTTGGTGCAAAAGATCGACACCGGCAACAAACGCCAAGGTCCTTACACCCTCCATTACGCCGATTACAGCGCTGGCGGTCCTACCGGCGAAATGAAAAGCCTGGAAGTGGATCTCATCATTGGCGCCGATGGAGCCAACTCCCGCGTCGCTAAAGCGATGGACGCAGGTGACTACAAGGTGGCGATCGCGTTCCAAGAGCGCATCAAACTGCCAGCAGAAGAGATGGCTTACTACGAAGATCTCGCCGAGATGTATGTAGGAACAGATGTCTCACCCGACTTCTATGCCTGGGTCTTCCCTAAGTACGACCACGTCGCCGTTGGGACTGGAACCATGCAACAAAATCAATCCTTGATTAAGGGTCTTCAGAAAGGCATCCGCGAACGCGCTCGTAAACGCTTGTTCAAGGGCGAAGTCATCAAGGTTGAAGCACACCCAATTCCCGAACATCCTCGCCCTCGCAGAGTGGTAGGCCGTATGGCTCTTGTGGGAGATGCAGCTGGATACGTCACCAAAAGTTCTGGAGAAGGGATTTACTTCGCTGCAAAAAGCGGTCGGATGTGTGCAGAAGCGATCGTTGAAATCTCCAAAAATGGCACCCAGATGCCCACTGAAAAGGAGATCAAGAACACCTACCTGAAGCGATGGGATCGCAAGTACGGAGCAACGTACATCGTGCTCGACATACTTCAACGCATCTTCTATCGCACCGATGCAGCTCGAGAAGCATTCGTTGAAATGTGCGATGACCAAGACGTCCAGAAGCTCACTTTCGACAGCTATCTGTACAAAAAGGTGGTGATGATGAATCCCTGGCAACAGGTCAAACTAACCGCTCGGACTCTGGGAAGTCTTTTACGCGGTCAAGCCCTAGCCCCCTCTTCTTACGACTCCGTTCCTTCAGCCGTAGGGCGATCGGATGGAGACTTCCTTGCCGACGAAGCCGCCCAAGCGATCAAAGCGCAGACCTCGGGCCATGCGCCAAAAAAAAGTGAGGCAGATATCGAGGAAGAGCGTTCCAAGGTCACTACAGGCTGA
- the typA gene encoding translational GTPase TypA: MSAPNKAIRNIAIIAHVDHGKTTLVDALLNQSGIFRDNEAVPTCVLDSNDLERERGITILSKNTAVTYNDTRINIVDTPGHADFGGEVERVLGMVDGCLLIVDANEGPMPQTRFVLKKALEQGLRPIVFVNKIDRARVDPETAVDKVLDLFLELGADDDQCDFPYLFGSGLGGFAKPDMKTESDNMRPLFDAILRHVPPPVGDPEKPLQLQITTLDYSDFLGRIIIGRVHNGVIRQGQRATLIKDDGSVKKGRISKLLGFEGLQRVDIAEASAGDLIAVAGFDDVNIGETIACPDEPKALPLIKVDEPTLQMTFVVNDSPFAGKEGKFVTSRQLRDRLQRELLTNVALRVEDTDSPDRFSVCGRGELHLGILIETMRREGFEFQVSQPQVIFRTIDGTPCEPVETLVMDVPEAAVGSCIEKLGTRKGEMQNMETGADNRTQLEFVVPSRGLIGFRGEFIRATRGEGIMSHSFFEYRPMVGDFETRRNGVLIAFEEGTATFYALKGAEDRGQFFITPGTKVYKGMIIGENTRQQDMEINICKAKQVTNIRSAGADVLDTLQSPIQMTLERALEYIGPDEMLEVTPESMRLRKLPAKKMAKR; encoded by the coding sequence ATGAGCGCCCCGAATAAGGCGATTCGCAATATTGCGATCATCGCCCACGTGGATCACGGCAAAACCACTCTTGTGGATGCCCTGCTCAACCAGTCCGGGATCTTTCGCGACAACGAGGCCGTCCCAACATGCGTTCTTGACTCCAATGATTTAGAGAGAGAGCGCGGAATTACCATTCTTTCGAAGAATACTGCGGTTACTTATAACGATACGAGAATCAATATTGTTGATACTCCTGGCCACGCCGATTTCGGGGGTGAAGTTGAGCGTGTGCTCGGCATGGTGGATGGATGTTTGCTCATCGTTGATGCCAATGAGGGCCCCATGCCCCAAACCCGTTTTGTTCTCAAAAAAGCCCTGGAGCAGGGTTTGAGACCGATTGTGTTTGTTAACAAGATTGACCGTGCGCGTGTTGATCCAGAAACGGCTGTTGATAAGGTTCTTGACCTTTTCCTAGAGCTAGGTGCTGACGATGATCAGTGTGATTTCCCTTATTTGTTTGGCAGTGGATTAGGGGGCTTTGCAAAGCCCGACATGAAAACAGAGAGCGACAACATGCGTCCTCTCTTTGATGCCATTTTGCGTCATGTACCGCCTCCAGTTGGTGATCCTGAAAAGCCTCTACAACTTCAAATTACTACCCTCGATTATTCAGACTTCCTCGGTCGAATTATTATTGGACGGGTGCACAACGGTGTTATAAGACAGGGGCAAAGAGCTACGCTTATTAAGGATGACGGAAGTGTAAAAAAAGGTCGTATTAGCAAGCTTTTAGGCTTTGAAGGTTTGCAAAGAGTGGATATTGCAGAAGCATCTGCCGGTGACCTTATTGCTGTCGCTGGTTTCGACGATGTCAATATCGGCGAGACGATTGCTTGCCCTGATGAACCCAAAGCATTACCTCTTATCAAGGTTGACGAGCCAACTCTGCAAATGACCTTCGTGGTCAATGATTCTCCTTTTGCAGGAAAAGAGGGCAAGTTTGTCACTAGCCGTCAGCTTCGAGATCGTTTGCAGCGCGAACTGCTTACGAATGTTGCTCTACGCGTTGAAGACACCGATTCTCCTGATCGTTTCTCTGTTTGTGGTCGCGGTGAACTTCATCTCGGTATCTTGATCGAAACGATGCGCCGCGAGGGGTTTGAATTTCAGGTTTCTCAACCCCAGGTGATTTTCCGCACTATCGACGGCACACCTTGTGAGCCTGTGGAGACATTGGTGATGGATGTTCCTGAAGCTGCAGTTGGTAGCTGCATTGAAAAGCTTGGAACTCGAAAAGGTGAAATGCAAAATATGGAAACCGGAGCAGACAATCGCACGCAACTTGAATTTGTGGTTCCTTCCCGGGGGTTAATTGGTTTCCGGGGTGAATTCATTCGTGCCACTCGCGGAGAAGGAATTATGAGCCATTCGTTTTTTGAATATCGTCCGATGGTGGGCGATTTTGAGACTCGGAGGAATGGCGTGTTGATTGCATTTGAGGAAGGTACAGCTACTTTCTATGCTCTAAAGGGAGCAGAGGATCGTGGACAATTCTTTATCACTCCGGGCACTAAAGTCTATAAAGGAATGATTATTGGTGAAAATACTCGTCAACAAGACATGGAAATCAATATCTGTAAAGCGAAGCAGGTCACCAACATTCGTTCTGCTGGCGCAGACGTTTTGGATACGCTTCAGTCACCAATTCAGATGACATTGGAGCGTGCTTTGGAATATATAGGACCTGATGAAATGCTTGAAGTCACACCTGAATCCATGCGTTTAAGAAAATTACCTGCTAAAAAAATGGCTAAGCGTTGA